The following are encoded together in the Phaseolus vulgaris cultivar G19833 chromosome 9, P. vulgaris v2.0, whole genome shotgun sequence genome:
- the LOC137822686 gene encoding hydroquinone glucosyltransferase-like, with the protein MEEQQKSGEIEAVVAMVPSPGMGHLIPMIEFAKRLCRHHNLRITFFIPTYAPPSTALTTVLTSLPPLISYTFLPTLTLSDIPPNAKMETIISVTLLRSLPSLRHALLSLSSTHRVTALLLDFFGTDAFDLARQLNAPPYVFFPSTAMLLSFALHLPRLDQDVHFRDPSKLVHIPGCLPFLRKDLGDAFEDQDNDAYKWLLHHSKRYILAEGFVENSFRDLEPDTLDLLLKEEPGRPPVYPIGPLVKEDDAGSGVNMIEQCWCLKWLDAQPEGSVILVCFGSGGTLSIDQMEELALGLEMSEQRFVWVVKCPNEEVPNASYFTEDTHAHPFDFLPEGFVERTKGRGLVVPSWVPQAQVLRHPSTGGFLSHCGWNSVLESVVNGVPLVTWPLYAEQKMNTVLVSEGMKVAVRVVIGENGAVERGEIARVVKMVMEGEEGKKLLHRMKELKEAAAAALREGGSSSTQISELARKWRALTELSN; encoded by the coding sequence ATGGAAGAGCAACAAAAGTCAGGGGAAATAGAAGCTGTGGTAGCCATGGTGCCAAGCCCAGGCATGGGACATTTGATTCCAATGATTGAGTTCGCCAAGAGACTCTGCCGTCACCACAACCTCCGTATCACTTTCTTCATACCCACCTATGCTCCTCCCTCTACGGCCCTAACCACCGTCCTCACCTCCCTCCCACCTCTCATCTCCTACACCTTCCTTCCAACGCTAACACTCTCCGACATTCCACCCAACGCTAAAATGGAGACTATAATCTCTGTCACACTCCTGCGCtctctcccttctctccgcCACGCCCTCCTCTCTCTGTCCTCCACCCACCGCGTAACCGCTCTACTCCTCGACTTCTTCGGGACCGATGCCTTCGACCTCGCCAGGCAACTAAACGCGCCCCCTTACGTCTTCTTCCCTTCCACCGCCATGCTTTTGTCTTTCGCCTTGCACCTCCCTCGCCTGGACCAAGACGTTCACTTCCGGGACCCCTCCAAGCTTGTCCACATCCCCGGCTGCTTGCCGTTTCTACGAAAGGACTTGGGGGATGCCTTTGAGGACCAGGATAACGATGCCTACAAATGGCTTTTGCACCACTCTAAACGCTACATATTAGCAGAGGGGTTCGTTGAAAATAGCTTCCGTGATCTTGAACCGGACACGTTAGACTTGCTGCTGAAGGAGGAACCGGGTAGGCCACCGGTTTATCCGATTGGACCGCTGGTGAAAGAGGATGATGCTGGAAGCGGTGTGAACATGATCGAACAGTGTTGGTGCTTGAAATGGTTGGATGCGCAGCCGGAAGGCAGTGTGATACTGGTGTGTTTTGGTAGCGGTGGGACCCTGTCCATAGATCAGATGGAGGAACTGGCTTTGGGGTTGGAGATGAGCGAGCAGAGGTTTGTGTGGGTTGTGAAGTGCCCCAATGAGGAAGTTCCTAATGCTTCTTATTTCACCGAGGATACTCATGCCCACCCTTTTGATTTCTTGCCTGAGGGTTTTGTGGAGAGAACAAAAGGAAGAGGCTTGGTGGTGCCGTCTTGGGTCCCACAGGCCCAGGTGCTGAGGCACCCCTCCACTGGAGGGTTTCTCAGCCACTGTGGTTGGAACTCGGTTCTTGAGAGTGTGGTGAATGGGGTGCCCTTGGTGACTTGGCCACTGTATGCTGAGCAGAAGATGAATACCGTTTTGGTAAGTGAAGGTATGAAAGTGGCAGTGAGAGTGGTGATTGGTGAGAATGGGGCGGTGGAAAGAGGAGAAATTGCGAGGGTTGTGAAGATGGTGATGGAAGGTGAGGAAGGGAAGAAACTTCTTCACCGAATGAAGGAACTGAAGGAGGCCGCTGCCGCAGCTCTCAGGGAGGGTGGCTCTTCGTCAACCCAAATTTCTGAATTGGCTCGCAAGTGGAGAGCCCTAACAGAACTTTCAAATTGA